The genomic interval CTTTGAAACTTAATTGGACCTAAACAGCATCGCTTTTACACATGGTAATAGTTCCATAGTATggtcggtaggtacttatctaggtacctaccattGTTTCATTTGTACTCAAAGTTCgttcaattttataactttagaTAGGTGTTAAGTTCATGTAACTAAAAATTATGGTATATGTccgtacttacctactttcaaTAGCAGTGTAGTCTGTATCACGAAAAAGACACTTATtgataggtataggtaatttgATAGGCGGTTCACAGAAATTGGTAAGTATATATGCTTTGTGTTACTTAGATAGAGATTGGAGCTAGGTATGCCGACACCGGTGTTGATTAAGAAGTGAAGATGTCTTACAAATTGCGGTGAACCATTCACATTTTTTCAAGTCGTTCACTACACGACGACTCTTTtggagtacttacttacccatAAGCTTTCCAGGGTTGCAATTCCAGAGTACCTAAATAATCTCACATAAAAATCGTAGTTACTTACAAATACTTAGTACaatggtacctacctacggacgACTTAGCCATTTCATTTgattgttaaaattattatgaaaaaaaaaaaatgaatgagAAAATGAAACGAACTTTTCTCACTCATTGGCTGTGTTCGGtccatacctacctacgatTACGATAGTATAACATTAATTACAGGTACCTTTGTAGtttggtacctacttaataaaaaaaaaacagagtaTTTCGCCCGTATAAAATTTAACCGCACTTCGGCCAAAGCCGAACATTGGTTCAAACCACATTCGGCCCATCACTAATATTTATCGAtacctaataaatattatgattcaCATTACATccctaattttatttaaaaaataatgatgatgtgtttttttattatttacctaactctgttattattatgaaaaataaatattacttacatgcaaacaaaaattaagacttaaaaaagtaaaatgatCAAATAAATTGTGACTTCACAATTtccatttattaataacataatttaaataacctACCTACGTCATTTGTACCTATTAAACTTATGGACTAAATACAACTACTTATAAAAAGACTTGATAATTATCACATTACAATACTTATATCTTAAATAGTATCAGGCGTGTGCTTTCGGCTTCATTTTTGGTGGTTTTATTATTGACCCGATGCTTTTCCGTTTCATCATGGCGGCTTTCTTTTTGGCGGGAGTTTTAGCGCCTTTTGCCGCCTTCATATTCTTCATGGTCATAGACTTCGCTGTTTTTTTCTTAGGCATGTTTTCTTTTTCCTCTTTCTCGACCTCCTTGGCTTTCTTTTGTTTCGGCACTTTAGCTTCaggtttttcttttttttccttgCCTATTGTGAGCCTTTTCGTCTTTTTGACTAATTTCTCTTCCAtggtttttttcttctttggAATTTTGGTTTTGGCGGGCTTTTCGTTTGTTCcagatttttcttttttttcttttacgGGTTTGGGTTTCTTGAcggttttctttttttctgtCCGTTCTTTCACATTCGCCAGTTTGAATGACCCCGAGGCGCCCACACCCTTGGTCTGAATGATGGTGCCAGCCTCCACACCTGACTTGATGTATTTCTTGATGTAAAAGTTCAGTTTTTCCGTGTTGACTTCAAAGTTTTCTTCCATATATTTCTTTATGGCGTATAAAGACACGCCCTTCCGGGTTTTTAAAGCAGTTAGGGCTTTCTGGATCATGACCTTTGTGGTGAGTTTTTTGGGATCCGCGTGCTCCGGCAAACTTTCAGACGTGGGACTCTTTGGCATCTTGACTATTTTCTTTTTCGACAAAGCCGATGACAGCTCGATGTCGGAATCTTCGGAAGCCATCTTGTATTCGATGATGCGGGCGGGACGGGTGtcatttttatagttttttttttgcgacaGCGCGCTTAGCTACGTCGCAGCATTGCCGCACAGAAAAACGTTGTTTGTTACTGTGCGAAAGTTTTACCGCTTTAGGAACAAATCGGATCCCATTTATTCCTTTACAGTCAAATGAGTCGAACGAGTATAAAAATTAGGTTAAatttctttcccagggtctagaccgtatgtaggtacctaccaaatttcattcaaatccgttcagtagttttggcgtgaaagagtaacagatagacagacagacagccagacggacacagttactttcgcatttataatatattagtaaggattactTTGCTGAGAAACGCCACCTATAGTTCCTACTACCTACTTCCTACCTAACCACTATCTAGTTAGGTAGGCAGTCTAGGcacctatacatataagtacactcgcgagcaaccaaatcgactcaagccttgacggcgcaaacatacattaatacaagtaaaattatgaatagaaataataaaaatgatatgtcatttaaaagcttaagatgtcagctttaatttgatatcattattattgaaatccattcatcatttttgaaataaatgatgtctgaacgcaattgtaggaaaaacgggaatttaggaaaaaagggtatgggtatcgtattatacaaattaaacaaaaaatgttaagataaaaatttatttatttaaatcaatactttgtattgccccctcttgccctaattacagcctgcagcctgtttctcatagaccttatcaactttttgacagtttcctgaggaatgccgtcccactcctctaataaagctgtcttcagctcgtccacgcttgcagggactggattcctggcccgaactcttcttttgagctcgtcccataagtgttcgatgggattcaggtcaggactgagcgcaggccagtccatcgtgcgcaattccttctctctcagaaactgccgactgactcgtgccgtgtggcagcgggcattgtcgtgcattagcacgaagtcttcaccgacaaattctgcatagggcacaacatgaccgagtagaatgtcggtgatgtaccgatcagctgttaacccgcctcctcggccgcctccaggcacgaaaacaagtgcggtttttccctctagagaaataccagcccacatcatgcaggaaccgccgccatatgctactgtttcagcgaaacaacattgggcaaatcgttcccccggacgccggtagacccggcctctcctgtcactgccatgcagacacactctgcactcatcagtaaacaggaccgaccgccattgcgcaatgctccaatcgagatgctctcgagcaaactgaagacgcgcttgtcggtggcctgcagtcaatttggggcctgatgcaggtctttttggtgtcaagttggcttccttcaagcgtcttctcactgtccactcgctgacagccacttgtcgtacacgtctcagttcttgctgcacatcaacgcccgtaaggtgtcgattgcgcagcgaggttgagacaatgaagcggtcgtctctctctgaagtgcagcggtggcggcccgttcttggtcttcgattgaaggcaccagtctcttggaaccgtctgtatactcgggatacagcagactggctcaagtggagctgggcagcgactgctcgctgacttaacccttgttgcagcaaggcaacaacttgagcagcttcttctggtgtggtatccatgggtttgcgaaaacaaggaatacaatgcaacgagatgtgtaccggtcaacttgcaacaagcgactgataaggtacaccggatgtggaaaggttttatagcgggatcaggtagcgcaaggcgtggattcctaatgaggtaattaacactgacgggcaattaaaatgcgtcattaaatctgcgcttagtttttttttatggtattgatcttaattgaaagcctaattcttcagctttcgaatgacatatcacttttatatttaccatttatcgttttaggaaaatcaatgtatatgtgcgccgtgaaggcttgagtcgatttggttgctcgcgagtgtagtacTTACTTGATTCTgtaaatttcattgaaatacttaccttaatgtgtaggtagg from Plutella xylostella chromosome 2, ilPluXylo3.1, whole genome shotgun sequence carries:
- the LOC105396937 gene encoding histone H1.1, embryonic → MASEDSDIELSSALSKKKIVKMPKSPTSESLPEHADPKKLTTKVMIQKALTALKTRKGVSLYAIKKYMEENFEVNTEKLNFYIKKYIKSGVEAGTIIQTKGVGASGSFKLANVKERTEKKKTVKKPKPVKEKKEKSGTNEKPAKTKIPKKKKTMEEKLVKKTKRLTIGKEKKEKPEAKVPKQKKAKEVEKEEKENMPKKKTAKSMTMKNMKAAKGAKTPAKKKAAMMKRKSIGSIIKPPKMKPKAHA